The genomic window GCAGAGCGCGCCAAGGCATTGACCTTCGTAGTGGTCGGCGGCGGCTTTGCCGGCATCGAGTGCCTCACCGAAATGGAAGACCTCGCCCGCGCTGCCGTGCGCAACAACCCGCGCGTCCGCCAGGAAGAAGTCCGCTTCATTCTGGTTGAAGCCATGGGCCGCATCATGCCCGAGGTCACCGCTTCGCAGGCCGAATGGGTTGTGGAGCACCTCCGCAGCCGTGGCATCGAAGTACTCCTGAACACTTCCCTTGACAGCGCAGAGGGCAACCTCAAGCTGATCAACCTCCCGGACAAGACCCCCGCCGGCGAAGTTGAAGCAGATACCCTGGTTTGGGCTGCCGGCGTGCAGGCCAACCCGATGATCCGCTCCACCGACTTCCCGCTCGAACCGCGTGGCCGCGTCCGCGTCCTCCCTGACCTGCGCATCGCAGGCGACGAAGGCATCGTGGAGAACGCCTGGGCCGCCGGCGACATCGCCGCTGTTCCGGACCTCACGGGCAAGGGCCTGCCGGACGGCACCTGCGTTCCCAACGCCCAGCACGCACTCCGCCAGGCAAAGAAGCTCGCCAAGAACCTTTGGGCTTCCCGCTGGGACAAGCCGCTGCACGACTACAAGCACAAGAACCTTGGCGCTGTGGCCGGCTTCGGCGAGTGGAAGGGTGTTGCCAACATCAACCTGCTCGGCCGCATCGGCCTCAAGGGCGGCCTGGCCTGGCTGGCACACCGTGGCTACCACGGCATGGCCATGCCCACGGTGGAGCGCAAGTTCCGCGTGGTCTTCGGTTGGATCCTGGCCTTCTTCGCCGGCCGCGACACTACGCAGCTGATCGACCTCGACAACCCACGCGGCGCCTTCGTGGCCGCCGCAACTCCGGCTCCCAAGCCTGCTGCCGCTCCGGCGCCGGCTGAGGCGAAGCCGGCTGCCGAGGAAGTCAAGACCCCGGTTACTGCCGACGCCAAGTAGTACACGCACGACGGCTAGTACACGCACGACGGCGGCCACCCCCTTTTCGGGAGTGGCCGCCGTCGGCGTTTAACCCCTCGCGTGGCCTCGGCCCCATCGCCCGCGCCCCTAGACTGTCCTCATGCCCGGTGAAACCGATCTGCAGACTCTTTTGGAATCCCTCCATCCCGTGGCCCGCGAGGGTGACTACGTCTACGCACTGTGGCCGCACGGAAAGCCACTGGAGGGCGGGATCGAGGCCGCGGTCCGCGAGGCCGAGGGCCTTACGGTGGTCATGCGCAGGGACGAAGCCGATGCTTTGGGCCTCAGCTACGACTTC from Arthrobacter sp. StoSoilB20 includes these protein-coding regions:
- a CDS encoding FAD-dependent oxidoreductase yields the protein MATTPELIDRPRVLVVGGGYVGLYVALKLQKKIANAGGIVTVVDPLPYMTYQPFLPEVAGGNIEARHAVVSHRQHLKQTELIQGRVTSIDHANRTAVIAPSDGGENFEIPYFDVVIAAGAITRTFPIKGLADKGIGLKTIEEAVALRNKLLERIEAASTMTDPAERAKALTFVVVGGGFAGIECLTEMEDLARAAVRNNPRVRQEEVRFILVEAMGRIMPEVTASQAEWVVEHLRSRGIEVLLNTSLDSAEGNLKLINLPDKTPAGEVEADTLVWAAGVQANPMIRSTDFPLEPRGRVRVLPDLRIAGDEGIVENAWAAGDIAAVPDLTGKGLPDGTCVPNAQHALRQAKKLAKNLWASRWDKPLHDYKHKNLGAVAGFGEWKGVANINLLGRIGLKGGLAWLAHRGYHGMAMPTVERKFRVVFGWILAFFAGRDTTQLIDLDNPRGAFVAAATPAPKPAAAPAPAEAKPAAEEVKTPVTADAK